A stretch of the Sphingobacterium thalpophilum genome encodes the following:
- a CDS encoding beta-ketoacyl-ACP synthase III, with protein MIERIPSRPYAAITAIGGYIPPNKRSNTDLEQFCDTSDEWIIKRTGIKERRILDENLATSDMAVRAIQDLAQKYNKDLRDVDALIVATSTPDMPMPATANIILEKLGLNNVWAFDVNAACSGFLYALDMASSLVETQRYKNVLVVGADNISTYVDLKDRTTNILFGDGAGVIWLEPSIEGGIMDAYLCSNGAGREFLKIEAGGSLYPIDSTLPVNSNRFLKQDGKTVFKHAVQSMSDACTTVLQRNNLQIEDINWLIPHQANQRIIDAVGRSLNIPEDRALSNIEYLGNTIAATIPLCIWQNIKKLNTGDLVMLTAFGAGFSWGASLFKWMI; from the coding sequence ATGATTGAAAGAATACCGAGCAGGCCGTATGCCGCAATAACTGCTATTGGTGGATATATCCCACCGAACAAAAGATCGAATACCGATTTAGAGCAGTTTTGTGACACGTCCGATGAGTGGATCATCAAACGTACAGGAATTAAGGAGCGGAGGATCTTAGATGAAAATCTTGCCACATCGGATATGGCGGTCAGGGCCATTCAGGATTTAGCACAAAAATATAACAAGGATTTACGGGACGTAGATGCACTTATTGTCGCTACTTCAACCCCGGATATGCCTATGCCGGCTACGGCCAATATTATTTTAGAGAAATTAGGTCTAAACAATGTATGGGCTTTTGACGTCAATGCAGCTTGTTCTGGATTTTTGTATGCCTTGGACATGGCTTCATCTCTTGTCGAAACACAGCGCTACAAAAATGTGCTGGTCGTTGGTGCCGACAATATAAGTACATATGTGGATCTGAAGGATCGCACGACAAATATCCTGTTTGGCGATGGGGCCGGCGTCATTTGGCTCGAGCCTTCAATTGAAGGCGGTATTATGGATGCTTATCTCTGCAGTAACGGTGCAGGACGCGAATTTTTAAAGATTGAAGCAGGAGGATCCCTATACCCTATCGACAGCACACTTCCTGTCAATAGTAATCGCTTTCTTAAGCAGGACGGAAAAACGGTGTTCAAACATGCGGTCCAGTCGATGAGTGATGCCTGCACGACGGTACTGCAGCGCAACAATCTGCAAATTGAAGATATCAACTGGTTAATTCCACATCAGGCCAATCAGCGGATCATTGATGCTGTGGGTCGCAGCCTGAATATCCCCGAAGATCGTGCGTTGAGCAATATCGAATACCTGGGAAATACGATTGCCGCTACCATACCGCTTTGTATCTGGCAAAATATAAAAAAATTGAATACTGGTGATTTGGTTATGCTGACCGCTTTCGGAGCAGGCTTTTCATGGGGAGCCAGCCTATTTAAATGGATGATTTAA
- a CDS encoding alpha/beta hydrolase: MSIRLFFILFLLISQGCALAQNYQTIENISYCKNADTDAYKKERCKLDLYIPKGKKGFSTIVWFHGGGLEEGNKFIPLELKEKGVAVVAVNYRLSPRAKAPSYIEDAAEAVAWTFSHISSYGGDPGKIYISGHSAGGYLALMVGLDSSYLQPYGIANSRIKGLAPISGQTNTHYTIKKERGQSMVIPQIDEYAPISHARKNAPPILLITGDERLELPARYEENAHLAAILKQTGHTNTVLYKLQGFDHGGVYAPGCLLMLKWIKEQEK; encoded by the coding sequence ATGTCTATCAGGTTGTTTTTTATCCTCTTTTTACTGATTTCGCAAGGCTGTGCTCTTGCTCAGAACTATCAGACAATAGAAAATATCAGCTATTGTAAAAATGCTGATACGGATGCTTATAAAAAGGAGCGGTGTAAGCTTGATCTATATATCCCTAAGGGAAAAAAAGGGTTTTCAACAATTGTATGGTTCCATGGCGGGGGGCTGGAAGAGGGCAATAAGTTTATCCCGCTTGAATTAAAGGAAAAGGGCGTAGCTGTTGTGGCGGTCAATTATAGGCTAAGTCCCCGAGCCAAGGCGCCAAGCTATATAGAAGATGCAGCAGAAGCTGTTGCATGGACCTTTTCTCATATATCTTCTTATGGGGGTGATCCCGGTAAGATCTATATTTCGGGTCATTCGGCTGGTGGTTATCTGGCGTTGATGGTTGGTTTGGATAGCAGCTACTTGCAACCTTATGGAATCGCTAATAGCCGTATAAAAGGACTGGCACCTATCAGCGGACAGACGAATACACATTATACCATTAAGAAAGAGCGAGGACAGTCGATGGTCATACCTCAGATCGACGAATATGCGCCGATATCTCATGCGCGGAAGAATGCGCCACCCATTTTACTGATTACTGGTGATGAACGGCTGGAACTACCGGCACGATATGAAGAAAACGCCCATTTGGCAGCGATCTTAAAACAGACGGGGCATACGAACACAGTGTTGTATAAGTTGCAGGGCTTTGATCATGGCGGCGTTTATGCACCCGGCTGCCTGTTGATGCTCAAATGGATCAAAGAGCAGGAAAAATAG
- a CDS encoding SRPBCC domain-containing protein gives MEKINIQTSINVRVETIWNAYTSAEDIMQWNHAAEDWHCTSSTNDLRIGGKFKNHMEAKDGSAGFDFVGTYTALDPFKRIAYDMADGRHVEIHFDSKKSSTDVSIIFDAESENPIEMQREGWRAILNNFKSYVEKTYGILP, from the coding sequence ATGGAAAAAATAAACATACAAACATCGATTAACGTGCGTGTGGAGACCATATGGAATGCATACACTTCTGCGGAGGACATTATGCAATGGAATCATGCTGCTGAGGACTGGCATTGTACAAGTTCGACCAACGATCTCCGTATAGGGGGTAAATTTAAAAACCACATGGAGGCTAAAGATGGATCTGCTGGTTTTGATTTCGTGGGGACATATACAGCACTTGATCCTTTTAAACGGATTGCCTATGACATGGCCGACGGTCGTCATGTCGAAATTCATTTTGATTCCAAAAAATCCTCTACAGATGTCAGCATAATTTTTGATGCAGAGTCTGAGAATCCTATTGAAATGCAGCGTGAGGGCTGGCGGGCCATATTGAATAATTTTAAATCATATGTGGAAAAAACATATGGCATACTTCCCTGA
- a CDS encoding DUF3347 domain-containing protein yields the protein MKSISFIGLVILGVLSDTYTQAQIKHAKTETVKISGNSPSVKTVIEREGGERKIAKVDWNQATKMATITYDASKTDADDVLKRIALAGFDNERFLAPDDAYANLPEEEQYLRVFKPASTQHGQHSGHSMQSTASHSGHAEKTEAVFTVVQRTTMSQLASHYFALKDGLVKTDAQTAAAQALNLQQAVKAVDMNKLSREEHTVWMKVMNSLAADAAAIAKTKDVAKQRMAFATLSQAMYQLLKVSHLQAPVYYQHCPMFNDGKGGNWLTKEKAVKNPFFGSQMMSCGSTVETLN from the coding sequence ATGAAATCAATATCATTTATCGGTTTAGTCATACTGGGTGTATTATCCGATACGTATACACAAGCACAGATTAAGCATGCAAAGACAGAAACAGTAAAGATATCTGGAAACAGCCCGTCGGTAAAGACCGTTATAGAACGGGAGGGCGGGGAAAGAAAAATAGCAAAAGTCGACTGGAACCAAGCTACAAAAATGGCTACCATTACGTATGATGCTTCAAAAACAGATGCCGATGATGTGCTCAAACGCATTGCGCTCGCGGGTTTCGATAACGAGCGATTTTTAGCGCCAGATGACGCGTACGCCAATTTACCTGAAGAAGAACAATATCTCCGCGTATTCAAACCGGCATCCACCCAACATGGTCAACATTCGGGACATAGTATGCAATCAACGGCAAGCCATTCTGGCCATGCTGAAAAGACGGAAGCAGTCTTCACTGTAGTCCAGCGTACGACAATGTCCCAACTGGCTAGTCACTACTTTGCCCTAAAAGATGGTCTGGTAAAGACTGATGCACAAACAGCAGCCGCTCAGGCCTTGAACCTGCAGCAAGCAGTCAAAGCTGTCGACATGAACAAGCTCTCTCGAGAGGAGCACACCGTCTGGATGAAGGTGATGAACAGTCTGGCAGCTGATGCGGCTGCCATTGCAAAGACAAAAGATGTCGCCAAGCAACGCATGGCTTTTGCTACCCTGTCCCAGGCGATGTATCAGCTGCTGAAAGTAAGCCATCTTCAGGCTCCTGTTTATTATCAGCATTGCCCCATGTTTAACGACGGAAAAGGGGGGAACTGGTTGACTAAGGAAAAGGCCGTGAAAAATCCATTCTTTGGATCGCAGATGATGAGTTGTGGAAGCACAGTAGAGACACTTAATTAG
- a CDS encoding multicopper oxidase family protein, whose amino-acid sequence MSKRNNLLILVFLFALQMTALAQKMVRHELYVRDTIVNYAGKAKRAIAVNGQIPMPTLTFTEGDTAEIVVHNELKESTSLHWHGIFLPNKEDGVPHLTQEPIKPQSTYTYRFPVIQHGTHWYHSHSGWQEQIGMYGSLILKKRSDDKSFRKGIDDLPAIPIILSEWTNYNPHHIQRMLHTANDWSAIKKGATQSYAEAIKAGKFKTKITNEWKRQLAMDVSDVYYDRVLINGAHTSDLREVDGRKLKAGDKVRLQISNGGASSYFWLRYAGGKITVVANDGNDVVPVEVDRLLIAVSETYDVVLTIPDDGVAYEFMATTEDRTQSASYFVGNGIKQLISPLPRLKYFEGMKMMNDMMKMNGDLNDMGMKMSLNQMDMNVVMYPEITGGGNNKEHAQHMGMDHGKMDKNADANRYDANAQSDIVTLNYAMLESPQVTELPKSSPVRELRFELTGNMNRYVWSMDNKILSETDKIPVKKGEVLRITLYNNSMMRHPIHLHGFDFRLLNGKGAKAPLKNVVDIMPMETDTIEFLANEEGDWFFHCHILYHMMAGMNRVFAVGDYQNPNLPDKAKAYKELQRESNMLHFMAQNDFATNGNDGQAMFQNARWQLGSEWRLGYNDMHGYEVETHLGRFLGKMQWFMPFVGFDYRYRRMGEDTHEKNIFGQTNKKDSRKAVSLGFMYTLPMLINFQAEVYHDGIARLQLMREDIPISRRIRADFMVNSDLEYMAGLNYVLTKNMAFRTHYDSDMGFGVGLSLNY is encoded by the coding sequence ATGAGTAAAAGAAACAATCTATTAATCCTGGTTTTTCTGTTTGCCTTGCAGATGACCGCCTTGGCTCAGAAAATGGTGCGGCATGAGCTTTATGTGCGTGATACCATTGTCAACTATGCCGGGAAAGCAAAACGTGCTATTGCGGTCAATGGGCAGATTCCAATGCCTACGTTGACGTTTACGGAAGGTGACACAGCCGAAATCGTGGTCCACAACGAACTGAAAGAGAGTACTTCTTTACACTGGCACGGTATCTTTTTGCCAAATAAGGAGGATGGTGTGCCACATCTGACGCAGGAGCCGATAAAACCACAATCGACGTACACGTACAGGTTCCCTGTGATCCAGCATGGGACGCATTGGTACCATTCACATTCCGGATGGCAGGAGCAGATCGGTATGTACGGTAGCCTGATTCTTAAAAAACGGTCTGATGATAAATCTTTCCGGAAAGGAATAGACGATCTGCCGGCTATTCCAATTATTTTAAGTGAGTGGACAAATTATAATCCCCATCATATCCAGCGTATGCTACATACCGCCAACGACTGGTCTGCCATCAAAAAGGGAGCGACGCAGTCCTATGCCGAAGCCATAAAAGCAGGAAAGTTCAAGACCAAAATCACCAACGAATGGAAGCGCCAGCTGGCCATGGATGTGAGCGATGTATATTATGACCGGGTATTGATAAATGGTGCGCACACCAGCGACCTACGGGAAGTTGACGGAAGGAAACTGAAGGCTGGAGACAAGGTACGCTTACAGATTTCCAATGGTGGTGCCTCTTCTTATTTTTGGTTGCGGTATGCCGGAGGGAAAATAACAGTTGTGGCCAATGATGGCAACGATGTCGTACCGGTGGAGGTAGACCGGTTACTGATAGCCGTATCCGAAACCTATGACGTGGTGCTTACTATTCCTGATGACGGCGTGGCCTACGAGTTTATGGCGACGACGGAAGACCGTACGCAGTCCGCCAGCTATTTTGTCGGCAATGGAATCAAGCAGCTGATTTCGCCCCTCCCACGTCTCAAGTATTTTGAAGGGATGAAGATGATGAATGACATGATGAAAATGAATGGGGATCTCAACGATATGGGCATGAAGATGAGTCTCAACCAGATGGATATGAACGTCGTCATGTATCCCGAAATTACAGGAGGCGGGAACAACAAAGAGCATGCTCAGCATATGGGAATGGATCACGGTAAAATGGATAAGAATGCAGACGCTAACCGGTATGATGCAAATGCGCAGAGTGATATCGTCACATTGAACTATGCGATGTTGGAATCTCCGCAGGTTACAGAACTTCCCAAGTCATCTCCTGTGCGTGAGCTTAGGTTTGAGCTGACGGGTAATATGAACCGTTATGTCTGGAGCATGGACAACAAAATTCTTTCCGAAACCGACAAAATTCCGGTTAAGAAGGGTGAAGTGCTGCGGATCACACTCTACAACAACTCGATGATGCGGCATCCGATCCACTTGCATGGCTTCGATTTTAGACTGTTGAACGGTAAAGGAGCTAAGGCGCCTCTCAAAAATGTGGTCGATATCATGCCGATGGAGACTGACACTATCGAGTTCTTAGCCAATGAGGAAGGCGACTGGTTTTTCCACTGTCATATCCTGTATCATATGATGGCTGGTATGAATCGTGTGTTCGCCGTGGGCGATTACCAAAATCCCAATCTGCCCGATAAGGCAAAAGCGTATAAGGAATTGCAGCGCGAGAGCAATATGCTCCACTTTATGGCGCAGAACGACTTTGCCACGAACGGAAATGACGGTCAGGCTATGTTCCAAAATGCGCGCTGGCAGCTGGGTTCGGAGTGGCGGCTGGGCTACAACGACATGCATGGGTATGAAGTAGAGACGCATCTGGGACGTTTCCTCGGAAAGATGCAGTGGTTTATGCCTTTTGTTGGTTTTGATTACCGTTACCGCCGGATGGGAGAGGACACACACGAAAAGAATATTTTTGGTCAGACCAATAAAAAAGACAGTCGCAAAGCGGTGAGCTTAGGGTTTATGTATACTCTGCCGATGCTGATTAATTTTCAGGCTGAGGTGTATCACGACGGTATTGCGCGCCTGCAGCTGATGCGGGAGGATATTCCTATCTCCAGAAGAATCCGGGCGGACTTTATGGTAAATTCAGATCTGGAATATATGGCCGGACTGAACTATGTGCTGACAAAGAATATGGCTTTTAGAACCCACTATGACAGCGATATGGGATTTGGTGTGGGGCTGTCCCTAAATTACTAA
- the pdxR gene encoding MocR-like pyridoxine biosynthesis transcription factor PdxR, producing the protein MLRPWNLTITIDRHSAKAIYLQIAASISADIQSGRLSSGTALPSSRALATQLGVNRNTVVEALQLLLSEGWLESQQRRGIFVAKELPPLYSGSTVDGTADTPQSHLRIVFDDGNPDTRIAPIDQLARAYRQIFKRSARWKMMGYAEPCGHADFRQAIADMLNQERDMRVTKDHLCVTRGSQMAMYLIAQCLLEPGDSILVESPGYCTAWKIFEHRGARLIEIPVDADGILVDEILPHLTAATNVKALYLTPHRQYPTTVTLSSHRRSQLIQLSNAFGFTIIEDDYDYEFNFEQPPVFPLAASPVLQHSIYIGTLSKVVAPALRIGYLVSKSEQLLRNIAALRYLIDIQGDNIMEQAILELIRDGTIRRHIRKATDHYRQKRDLMVRLLEEHLQDHVHVHIPEGGLAVWLSFKHQVDWTLLFKKLKRKSIQIPHPDNYGKSDSYGGLRLGYGSLSEELIEEGISELAQILKHARIS; encoded by the coding sequence ATGCTTAGACCCTGGAATTTGACCATAACCATTGACCGACACTCCGCAAAGGCGATTTATTTACAGATAGCAGCGAGCATTTCTGCTGATATACAATCTGGCCGGCTGAGCAGCGGCACCGCTCTGCCGAGTAGCCGGGCACTAGCCACTCAGTTGGGTGTAAACCGTAACACAGTGGTCGAAGCCCTACAATTGCTTCTTAGCGAAGGCTGGCTGGAGAGTCAGCAGCGGCGTGGCATTTTTGTCGCCAAAGAGCTGCCCCCTCTGTACTCAGGATCAACAGTGGACGGAACGGCGGATACTCCGCAGTCTCACCTACGTATTGTGTTCGATGATGGCAATCCGGACACCAGAATTGCGCCTATAGACCAGCTTGCGCGAGCATATCGCCAGATCTTCAAACGAAGTGCACGCTGGAAAATGATGGGCTACGCCGAACCATGCGGGCATGCTGATTTCCGTCAGGCCATTGCCGATATGCTGAACCAGGAACGCGATATGCGTGTTACCAAAGACCATCTTTGTGTCACCCGGGGTAGCCAGATGGCCATGTACCTTATTGCTCAGTGTCTGCTTGAGCCCGGAGATAGCATCTTGGTCGAATCGCCGGGATACTGTACGGCCTGGAAGATCTTCGAGCATCGGGGCGCGCGGCTCATTGAAATCCCTGTTGATGCAGACGGCATCCTTGTAGACGAGATCCTTCCTCATCTCACTGCGGCAACAAATGTCAAAGCCTTATATCTGACTCCCCATCGCCAGTATCCAACGACCGTAACCCTCAGCTCACATCGGCGGTCGCAACTCATCCAGCTCTCCAACGCTTTTGGATTTACGATTATCGAAGATGACTACGACTATGAATTTAATTTTGAGCAGCCCCCCGTATTCCCCTTGGCTGCTTCACCCGTTCTACAGCATTCTATCTATATCGGGACTTTGAGCAAAGTGGTAGCTCCTGCGCTCCGTATCGGTTATCTCGTCAGTAAGAGCGAACAATTATTACGCAATATAGCTGCTTTACGTTACCTTATTGACATACAAGGCGATAATATTATGGAGCAGGCTATACTGGAACTTATTCGGGACGGAACAATACGACGGCATATACGAAAAGCGACAGATCATTATCGGCAAAAGCGCGATCTTATGGTTCGCTTGCTCGAAGAACATCTGCAGGATCATGTCCACGTCCATATTCCTGAAGGTGGACTCGCAGTATGGCTATCCTTCAAACATCAGGTAGATTGGACATTACTATTTAAAAAGCTAAAGCGGAAATCGATACAGATTCCACACCCCGACAACTATGGTAAAAGCGATAGCTACGGAGGACTGCGTTTGGGCTATGGATCACTTTCAGAAGAACTGATCGAAGAAGGCATCAGCGAATTGGCACAGATTCTAAAACATGCCCGGATTAGTTAG